One window from the genome of Spirochaetota bacterium encodes:
- a CDS encoding acetylxylan esterase, which produces MALVSDFDRYFLHLPRISHPENFDTFWQNAINELKKIPIDVQYVHNKRKSTGKFSAYDMTYVGYNKMQLFATLYIPDKITKPRVVILFHDYDDMESYSQFPIDLPFAYCFVELRGHRNIMHFDQEENKYPGFMAEGLLDKDEYYVKGLYLDGLRTIDALRLHNELDCSKIAIIGKGLGSAVAVFTAANSNRVVALVLDTPSFCYLEMAQNIAKSTIANEINSFIEQHRSKKSLIKKNLSYFDTLQFVNQVTCPVLTIVGFKDILSPAECVFALFNHLRCDKTIEVYPEEGHSAGGIEQQKRMVEWIKGIVL; this is translated from the coding sequence ATGGCATTAGTAAGTGATTTTGACAGATATTTTTTACACCTTCCCAGAATATCCCATCCGGAAAATTTTGATACATTCTGGCAAAATGCAATAAATGAATTAAAGAAAATACCCATTGATGTGCAGTATGTACATAACAAACGAAAATCAACAGGTAAATTTTCAGCGTATGATATGACGTATGTTGGATATAATAAAATGCAACTTTTTGCAACACTCTACATTCCAGATAAAATTACAAAACCACGGGTTGTAATATTATTTCATGATTATGATGACATGGAAAGTTACTCTCAGTTTCCAATTGATTTGCCATTTGCTTATTGTTTTGTGGAATTACGTGGGCATCGCAACATTATGCATTTTGATCAAGAAGAAAATAAATATCCTGGATTTATGGCCGAAGGTTTGCTTGATAAAGATGAATATTATGTTAAAGGACTGTACTTAGATGGACTAAGAACAATTGATGCGCTACGATTGCACAATGAACTTGATTGCAGCAAAATAGCAATTATTGGCAAGGGATTGGGCTCAGCAGTGGCGGTCTTCACCGCAGCTAATTCCAACAGAGTTGTAGCGCTTGTTCTGGATACACCCTCATTTTGCTATCTTGAAATGGCTCAGAATATTGCAAAAAGCACTATTGCAAATGAGATAAACTCTTTTATTGAACAACATCGAAGTAAAAAATCTCTTATAAAGAAAAATCTTAGTTATTTTGATACATTGCAATTTGTTAATCAAGTTACCTGCCCTGTTTTGACAATTGTTGGATTTAAGGATATATTATCACCAGCAGAATGTGTGTTTGCATTATTTAATCATTTAAGGTGTGACAAAACAATTGAAGTATATCCTGAAGAAGGGCATAGCGCTGGTGGCATCGAACAACAAAAAAGAATGGTTGAATGGATTAAAGGCATAGTATTATAA
- a CDS encoding PQQ-binding-like beta-propeller repeat protein, which produces MHRIILFTFILLAIASKILAGDWPIYKGNLFFTGNNDEIIVSNNQLKWLFLAKDRVFNPVVSDGRIYFVDKNAFLYCIDEDSGNILWLNDIRSISSQFKAYSKSAGKIKYPLVYGNTVVVSDPIAIYAFDKKTGKVIWARTGLRVDETKPQGLTGITSQISVDGIYADPIIDQDLIYYGTRKIFASRDIRNGHIVWENKDIATYSGFPVYYDQYIITQSMNYETKTFTVFCLEQRTGKVVWQRNFNQPVAILPPVVNKNVYVPLNNAIYCLNIANGQTLWQKTYNGTITSPLSFTDRSILFSLDNASIVGINPENGNTITSIFVGQQSSPYFVTIRDVIYIAYNQQNDKNQPVAKVKAIYISGGNIWWEFTAPFPGGVSQPVASDGILFLPAGNYLYAIGAGYIGNKGLASDSTSDKSNLNETKEQLKLPQQQLSEKELAQKTKTPESQPQKEIEAEQKPIPTRKLPVEITNDQNVPLKSKITIHYKGEDGNYNQNETVNGKGDISIPDKDNVELIVESDGHVPKKVIINKTDKYLSVKLDQIQPGKAVVVDNIHFDFDKWYIRKDSINILDKLVEMMKVNPHLKVEVWGHTDSIGDDLYNQKLSEKRADAVCEYIIKHGISPERISAKGFGETKPIASNDTKEGRQKNRRTEFYFKS; this is translated from the coding sequence ATGCATAGAATTATACTATTTACATTTATTTTACTTGCAATTGCTTCAAAAATATTAGCTGGTGATTGGCCAATTTATAAAGGCAATCTTTTTTTTACTGGCAACAACGATGAGATTATCGTTTCAAACAATCAGTTAAAATGGCTCTTTTTAGCAAAGGACAGGGTTTTTAATCCAGTTGTAAGCGATGGCAGGATATACTTTGTAGATAAAAATGCGTTCTTATACTGCATTGATGAAGATTCGGGCAATATTTTATGGCTCAACGATATACGTTCCATTTCTTCTCAATTTAAAGCATATTCAAAATCAGCTGGCAAAATCAAATATCCACTGGTGTATGGCAATACAGTTGTAGTGAGTGACCCAATAGCCATTTACGCGTTTGATAAGAAAACAGGTAAAGTTATCTGGGCAAGAACAGGACTACGTGTTGATGAAACCAAGCCACAAGGGTTAACAGGGATCACATCACAGATTTCGGTGGATGGAATTTATGCAGATCCTATTATTGACCAAGATTTAATTTACTATGGTACACGCAAAATATTTGCATCACGCGATATTAGAAATGGTCATATTGTATGGGAAAATAAAGATATAGCAACCTATAGCGGTTTTCCGGTCTACTATGACCAATATATTATAACACAATCAATGAATTACGAAACAAAAACTTTTACCGTATTTTGTCTGGAACAAAGAACAGGGAAAGTTGTTTGGCAAAGAAACTTTAATCAACCAGTTGCGATACTACCCCCTGTCGTGAATAAAAATGTATATGTACCTTTAAACAATGCAATATATTGCTTGAATATTGCCAATGGCCAAACACTATGGCAAAAGACATATAATGGTACAATTACCTCACCATTAAGTTTCACAGATAGATCAATACTATTTTCACTGGATAATGCTTCAATAGTTGGTATAAATCCCGAAAACGGAAATACAATTACCAGCATATTTGTTGGACAGCAATCATCACCGTATTTTGTAACTATCCGTGATGTCATATATATTGCTTATAATCAACAGAATGATAAAAATCAACCTGTTGCAAAAGTCAAAGCTATCTACATTAGTGGGGGCAATATATGGTGGGAATTTACTGCACCTTTCCCCGGAGGTGTTTCGCAACCAGTTGCATCAGATGGCATCCTGTTTTTACCTGCAGGTAATTATTTATACGCAATTGGTGCAGGATATATTGGCAACAAGGGATTAGCATCGGATTCAACATCTGATAAATCAAATTTGAATGAAACAAAAGAACAATTGAAATTACCCCAGCAGCAATTATCTGAAAAGGAATTAGCTCAAAAAACCAAAACTCCCGAATCACAACCACAGAAAGAAATAGAAGCAGAACAAAAACCAATCCCAACACGAAAATTGCCGGTTGAAATTACAAACGATCAAAATGTGCCTCTAAAATCAAAAATAACTATTCACTACAAAGGTGAAGATGGCAACTATAACCAAAATGAAACTGTAAATGGCAAAGGGGACATTTCTATTCCTGATAAAGATAATGTTGAGCTGATTGTTGAATCGGATGGCCATGTACCAAAAAAGGTAATTATAAATAAAACAGACAAATATTTAAGTGTAAAGCTGGATCAGATACAACCAGGAAAAGCGGTAGTTGTGGACAACATACACTTTGATTTTGACAAATGGTATATCAGGAAAGATTCAATTAATATATTAGATAAACTTGTTGAAATGATGAAAGTAAATCCTCATTTGAAGGTTGAAGTCTGGGGTCATACAGATTCAATTGGCGATGATTTGTATAATCAAAAGCTATCAGAAAAACGTGCAGATGCTGTATGTGAGTACATTATTAAGCATGGAATAAGCCCTGAAAGGATAAGCGCCAAAGGGTTTGGCGAAACAAAACCAATTGCATCAAATGATACTAAAGAAGGCAGGCAGAAGAATAGAAGAACTGAGTTTTACTTTAAAAGCTGA
- a CDS encoding nodulation protein NfeD: protein MKLRLLTILYIVITILLSDKTVFAADKYALIELNGSVNPVIAEYIVNAIKKANQDNMQFVLMVMDTPGGLLNSMRDIIKAILDSEIPVIVYTYPKGAQAASAGGFIMIAAHIAAMSPGTEIGAMHPVSPFLNFSPDEKQSGVMEKKVLNDTVAYAKSLAEMRKRNINWVEKAVREAISSTNNEALRLGVIDIVANDINDLLAQIDGKKIKTKDSTVVLKTKNIQQQLYAMDWKEKILNYFADPQMVFFLFIIAVVGIGFELKNPGMIVPGVIGAIALFLFLLAIKVLPINFAGLTFIILAIILFILELKFTSYGLLTLAGIVSFVIGSMILFDSPLPGGQIPLTSIITVLAVLLLFIFVVVRAVIKVHTQKAVTGIEGMIGEKGIATADFTSRGTVEVHGELWTAITDEPLQKGDTVEVVKMEGMVVHVKKIQQ, encoded by the coding sequence ATGAAATTACGATTACTCACCATACTATATATTGTAATAACAATTTTACTTTCTGATAAAACGGTATTTGCAGCGGATAAATATGCATTGATTGAATTAAATGGTTCGGTCAACCCTGTGATTGCAGAGTATATTGTAAATGCAATAAAGAAAGCCAATCAGGATAATATGCAATTTGTACTCATGGTGATGGACACGCCTGGTGGTTTACTCAATTCAATGCGTGATATTATTAAGGCAATACTTGATTCGGAAATTCCGGTCATAGTATACACCTATCCTAAAGGAGCACAGGCAGCATCAGCTGGTGGTTTTATAATGATTGCTGCACATATTGCAGCAATGTCACCGGGTACTGAAATAGGTGCAATGCATCCTGTAAGCCCTTTTTTAAATTTCAGTCCGGATGAGAAGCAGTCGGGAGTGATGGAAAAAAAAGTGCTGAATGATACTGTAGCCTATGCTAAAAGTTTAGCAGAAATGCGTAAACGTAATATTAACTGGGTAGAAAAGGCAGTAAGGGAAGCCATATCAAGCACCAATAATGAAGCATTGCGATTAGGTGTTATTGATATAGTTGCAAATGACATAAACGACCTTCTGGCACAAATTGATGGAAAAAAAATTAAAACCAAAGACAGTACTGTTGTGTTGAAAACAAAAAACATCCAGCAGCAACTCTATGCAATGGACTGGAAAGAAAAGATTTTAAACTATTTTGCTGACCCGCAGATGGTATTCTTTTTATTTATTATTGCTGTTGTAGGCATTGGTTTTGAGCTAAAAAATCCAGGCATGATAGTTCCCGGTGTAATTGGGGCTATTGCATTGTTTCTATTTTTGCTGGCTATCAAAGTACTTCCAATAAATTTTGCTGGACTTACTTTTATTATTCTTGCTATAATCCTGTTTATACTGGAGTTGAAATTTACAAGTTACGGGTTATTGACATTGGCAGGAATTGTATCGTTTGTTATTGGATCCATGATACTGTTTGATTCGCCATTGCCGGGCGGCCAAATACCACTTACTTCAATTATTACCGTGCTGGCAGTACTTTTGCTTTTTATCTTTGTAGTAGTTCGTGCAGTGATTAAGGTACACACTCAAAAAGCTGTTACCGGAATTGAGGGAATGATTGGAGAAAAGGGTATTGCAACAGCTGATTTTACTAGCCGAGGAACTGTTGAAGTACATGGTGAACTGTGGACTGCTATTACGGATGAGCCTTTGCAAAAGGGAGATACTGTTGAAGTGGTAAAAATGGAAGGAATGGTAGTGCATGTAAAAAAAATACAGCAATAA
- a CDS encoding slipin family protein, which translates to MFEALPTLIILLILLAVSSIKIIREYERAVVFRLGRLLQPPTGPKGPGLVIIIPFVDKMMRVSLRTVAMDVPPQDVITRDNVSVKVNAVVYFRVIEPNKAITEVEDYLYATSQLAQTTLRSILGMVELDDLLADRERINHELQKILDKQTDPWGIKVTAVEIKHVDLPQEMQRAMAKQAEAERERRAKVINAEGEFQAASKMVDAAKLMEPHPIALQLRYLQTLREVATEKNSTTLFPIPIDLVEPFLAGRKK; encoded by the coding sequence ATGTTTGAAGCGTTACCAACACTTATAATCCTTTTGATTTTATTAGCCGTATCATCAATAAAAATAATACGGGAATACGAACGAGCTGTTGTATTCAGGTTGGGTCGTTTACTACAACCGCCAACAGGTCCTAAAGGACCAGGACTGGTAATTATTATTCCCTTTGTTGATAAGATGATGAGGGTAAGTTTAAGAACGGTTGCAATGGATGTGCCACCTCAGGATGTCATCACCCGTGACAATGTTTCGGTTAAGGTTAATGCAGTAGTGTATTTCCGGGTTATTGAGCCTAATAAAGCAATTACTGAAGTTGAAGATTATCTCTATGCTACATCGCAATTAGCTCAAACAACATTACGTAGCATCCTTGGAATGGTTGAACTTGATGATTTGCTTGCCGATAGAGAACGTATCAATCATGAACTTCAGAAAATACTGGATAAACAGACCGATCCCTGGGGCATAAAAGTGACCGCAGTTGAGATTAAGCATGTTGACCTGCCACAGGAGATGCAGCGTGCAATGGCAAAACAGGCTGAAGCAGAACGTGAGCGAAGAGCTAAGGTTATAAATGCTGAAGGTGAATTTCAGGCAGCCTCAAAAATGGTTGATGCTGCAAAATTAATGGAACCTCATCCCATAGCATTGCAATTACGGTATTTGCAAACGCTGAGGGAAGTGGCAACTGAAAAGAATTCCACTACATTGTTCCCAATACCTATTGATTTAGTTGAACCATTTTTAGCAGGGCGTAAAAAATAA
- a CDS encoding HEAT repeat domain-containing protein, translating into MRKILLYIIILLFMNAIIYAQSDQKKNIDITGDSSQKKSAESTISSTETKSSQEKDDKVKTNVKQPELKKTTDDQKKDSSQDKKAEAEKKKTEWIKKTIQYGIHDDRIEAIKSTLTLKDDTNKNEVILLLNELMPQESNPEVKRTAITVVSELKSSSSTTWIVASLNDPSEEVKIAAVYAIDTLKATEAIPQLIKILKEQKFTENSNFTEALIRTLGKLKATELKDFAVEHIKDTKTTDNLRQLFILFLGDLEDITSKDFLLGIVKDKEEDITLRSYAAVALAKIGAKDTAMDLLEIIKEIDSYPVNKRKDYYSFSMYCTAALVKMGDSNAIPRLMESLRSNNPVVRLRAVELMKELKDKRTIDILKYKMQYDPSPKVQKAAKEALKEMGEQIDESK; encoded by the coding sequence ATGAGGAAAATACTTCTATATATTATTATTTTACTTTTTATGAATGCAATAATATATGCCCAGTCTGATCAAAAGAAGAATATAGATATAACTGGTGACAGCTCACAGAAAAAATCTGCAGAAAGTACCATATCATCTACAGAAACAAAATCTTCACAAGAAAAAGATGATAAAGTTAAAACAAATGTGAAGCAGCCTGAACTTAAAAAAACAACAGATGATCAGAAGAAGGATAGTTCCCAGGATAAAAAAGCCGAAGCAGAAAAGAAAAAGACCGAATGGATTAAAAAAACAATTCAATATGGCATTCATGATGACAGGATAGAAGCCATAAAATCAACGTTAACTCTAAAAGATGATACCAATAAAAACGAAGTCATCCTACTTTTGAATGAATTGATGCCACAAGAATCAAACCCAGAAGTTAAACGTACAGCAATTACTGTTGTAAGTGAACTCAAAAGCAGTTCATCAACTACATGGATAGTTGCCTCCTTAAACGATCCCTCAGAAGAAGTTAAAATTGCAGCAGTATATGCCATAGATACCTTGAAAGCAACAGAGGCAATACCACAGTTAATAAAGATTCTGAAAGAACAAAAATTTACTGAAAATTCCAATTTTACCGAAGCACTTATACGCACATTGGGCAAGTTAAAAGCAACTGAATTAAAAGATTTTGCTGTTGAACATATAAAAGATACAAAAACAACAGATAATCTTAGGCAACTGTTTATTTTATTCCTTGGTGATTTAGAAGATATTACTTCCAAAGATTTTCTTCTTGGAATTGTGAAAGATAAAGAGGAAGATATAACCCTGCGTTCCTATGCAGCTGTTGCACTTGCAAAAATAGGTGCAAAGGATACTGCTATGGATTTACTTGAAATAATAAAAGAAATTGACAGTTACCCGGTAAATAAAAGAAAAGATTATTATTCTTTTTCAATGTATTGCACTGCGGCACTGGTTAAAATGGGTGACAGCAACGCAATACCCCGTTTAATGGAATCATTGCGCAGTAACAATCCAGTGGTACGTCTGCGTGCTGTTGAGCTTATGAAAGAATTAAAAGACAAAAGAACTATTGACATTTTAAAATATAAAATGCAATATGATCCAAGTCCCAAAGTACAGAAAGCAGCTAAAGAAGCATTAAAAGAGATGGGTGAACAAATAGATGAGTCAAAATAA
- the murJ gene encoding murein biosynthesis integral membrane protein MurJ: MKSQLKDKSFLNTAMVATGIFLSRIAGLIRDRVFAHYFGNSDAADAFRAAFRIPNFLQNLFGEGVLSASFIPVYAKLIAENKQKEATKLAHTIAGILSILVSSLVLVGMLVTPFLIDIIAPGFQGHKRELTILLVRIFFPGAGILVFSALCLGILNSHGKFFLSYSAPVLWNVIIIITLVFFGDSSSQNNLAMYTALGSVAGSLMQLIIQLPFVIKIIQNLRLQFSFRSTEVKTVINNFIPVFIGRGVVQVSAYVDSLLASLLPTGAVAALSYAQTLYMLPISLFGMSVSAAELPAMSKVTGEKEEIFKKLRERINNSIKRIAFYVVPSTVAFFILGDVIVGAIYQTGEFTNKDTTYVWLVLAGSTVGLLAITQSRLYSSAFYAMNDTKTPLKFAIIRVALASLLGFFASQYGPTLLGINKLYGTVGITAASGFSGWIEYKLLQTAISKKIGKVGLHKRYLFYLWASALIAVSIVLIIKLYVHYHPIILAMILLPMYGFFYFICAYILKIEEMNNILKMMRLKK, from the coding sequence ATGAAAAGCCAATTGAAAGATAAAAGCTTTTTGAATACAGCAATGGTTGCCACTGGTATTTTCTTAAGCAGAATTGCTGGTCTTATTCGCGATAGAGTGTTTGCACATTATTTTGGAAATTCAGATGCTGCTGATGCCTTTAGAGCTGCCTTTCGCATACCAAATTTTTTGCAAAACCTATTTGGTGAAGGTGTGCTATCGGCTTCATTTATTCCGGTTTATGCAAAACTAATAGCAGAAAATAAACAAAAGGAAGCAACCAAGCTAGCACATACAATTGCGGGAATACTTTCAATACTTGTTTCATCCTTAGTGCTTGTTGGCATGCTTGTCACCCCGTTTCTCATTGATATCATTGCTCCAGGATTTCAAGGTCACAAGCGGGAGTTAACAATCTTGCTTGTTCGCATATTTTTCCCTGGTGCAGGCATTCTTGTATTTTCAGCTCTGTGCCTTGGAATTTTAAATAGCCATGGTAAGTTTTTTTTATCCTACAGCGCTCCTGTGTTATGGAATGTCATAATCATTATTACTCTTGTTTTTTTTGGCGATAGCTCCTCACAAAATAACTTGGCTATGTACACTGCATTAGGATCAGTTGCAGGTAGTTTAATGCAGTTAATAATACAATTACCATTTGTAATAAAAATAATACAAAATCTTCGATTACAATTCTCATTTAGAAGCACGGAAGTAAAAACTGTCATTAATAATTTTATTCCTGTGTTTATTGGGCGCGGAGTAGTGCAGGTCAGTGCATACGTTGATTCATTGCTTGCCAGTTTGCTCCCAACTGGAGCTGTCGCCGCATTGTCCTATGCGCAAACACTGTATATGCTACCAATTAGTTTGTTTGGAATGTCAGTATCAGCAGCTGAATTGCCTGCAATGTCAAAAGTAACTGGTGAAAAAGAAGAAATATTTAAAAAACTGCGTGAAAGAATAAACAACTCAATTAAGAGAATAGCATTTTATGTGGTTCCATCTACAGTTGCATTTTTTATCCTGGGTGATGTGATTGTAGGGGCAATTTATCAAACAGGTGAATTTACTAATAAGGATACTACATATGTATGGTTAGTACTTGCAGGGTCAACTGTTGGGTTGCTAGCAATAACGCAAAGTAGGTTATATTCATCTGCATTTTATGCAATGAACGATACAAAGACTCCATTAAAATTTGCTATAATACGTGTTGCCCTGGCAAGTTTACTAGGTTTTTTTGCTTCACAGTATGGCCCAACACTTTTGGGGATAAACAAACTATATGGGACAGTGGGGATAACCGCTGCTTCAGGTTTTTCAGGATGGATTGAATATAAATTATTGCAAACAGCTATTTCTAAAAAAATAGGGAAAGTTGGATTACATAAACGCTATCTATTTTATCTATGGGCAAGTGCGCTCATTGCAGTATCAATAGTTTTGATAATTAAATTGTATGTTCATTATCATCCAATAATTCTAGCAATGATATTGTTGCCCATGTATGGTTTTTTTTATTTTATTTGTGCGTATATTTTAAAGATTGAAGAAATGAATAATATATTGAAAATGATGCGCTTAAAAAAGTAA
- the recJ gene encoding single-stranded-DNA-specific exonuclease RecJ translates to MCTSASSHLKELLLSHFNISPLVADLLLLRGIDTIYNAYAFLNPDLSLCYSPFLMDEMDEAVQIIKRAITNKKKIGIFADSDIDGLTSLTLLTHLLDLLGAQYFYRYPVGDELYGLTVPIIEEFKNNTVDCIVTLDSGTRDIDEIAYARNLGIDVVVCDHHEPSGNLPDAVIINPKLLSSRYPFKELAGVGVTYKLCLAVLLSYTKYYDSHIIITALSHNNIGYSVIHRGVAIAHDSVSSAEELLTLEKNYNNTIIFNYDVPELNFLKRSNFFTINDFLDELSPNCEIVKGHVKDVFPSSMDYATMLVSKLQYQQSKKILKFIHDMLPLVAIGTIADMMPMVGENRILVSNGISFFEKSNHCGLKVIREYLSKTMNTDTIGWDISPLLNTPGRFGKTKLAADFLLEKKSSKARVLLEEIVQLNQERKNIIHTLVSKFSKNEATETNSLRVICSEEIPDGLTGIIANRLADQLLQPVLVISDKSDSQIIKGSGRSRNNFDFFSCVSQFEHLFEKLGGHNHAFGFSIKKDNIPILINELDKTIMLQIEESSISDYDYELPIEQITFELLDELRLFEPHGIGQKSFIFISKNCTVSQFFIINGKHCKLIINGSIPLEAMAWNAADKYKRILSQYIPVDIVYTIKLNEYNGLMSPLLIIENITRSQLLK, encoded by the coding sequence GTGTGTACCAGTGCATCTTCACATCTAAAGGAATTATTATTATCTCATTTTAATATTTCGCCATTAGTTGCAGATTTATTATTGCTGAGGGGTATAGATACCATTTATAATGCGTATGCATTTTTAAATCCCGATCTGTCATTATGTTACAGCCCCTTTTTAATGGATGAGATGGATGAGGCGGTACAAATTATTAAACGTGCCATTACTAATAAGAAAAAAATAGGCATTTTTGCCGATTCGGATATTGATGGACTTACATCATTAACATTGTTAACGCATTTGCTGGATTTGCTTGGTGCACAATATTTTTACCGCTATCCAGTAGGTGATGAATTATATGGTTTGACGGTACCCATCATTGAAGAATTTAAAAATAATACTGTTGATTGTATTGTTACCTTAGACAGCGGTACTCGTGATATTGATGAAATTGCTTATGCAAGGAATTTAGGGATAGATGTGGTAGTATGCGACCATCATGAGCCTTCGGGAAACCTGCCTGATGCTGTTATAATTAATCCTAAATTGTTGTCATCGCGATACCCATTTAAAGAACTGGCTGGTGTTGGTGTGACATATAAATTATGTTTGGCAGTTTTATTAAGTTACACAAAATATTATGATTCACATATTATAATTACTGCATTATCACATAACAATATTGGTTACAGTGTTATTCATAGAGGGGTGGCGATAGCTCATGATTCAGTCAGCAGTGCTGAAGAGCTGCTAACGTTAGAAAAAAACTATAACAATACCATTATCTTCAATTACGATGTACCAGAATTAAACTTTTTGAAGCGTAGTAATTTTTTTACTATCAATGACTTTTTAGATGAGCTATCTCCAAATTGTGAAATTGTTAAAGGGCATGTCAAGGATGTATTCCCATCTTCGATGGATTACGCAACAATGCTTGTGTCTAAACTACAATACCAGCAATCAAAAAAAATATTAAAATTTATTCACGATATGCTCCCTCTAGTAGCAATCGGTACCATTGCTGATATGATGCCAATGGTAGGAGAGAACAGAATTCTTGTAAGTAATGGAATATCATTTTTTGAAAAATCCAACCATTGCGGACTTAAAGTAATCAGAGAATATCTTTCAAAAACAATGAATACTGACACAATTGGATGGGATATATCACCTCTACTCAATACCCCGGGAAGGTTTGGCAAAACAAAGCTTGCGGCAGATTTTTTACTGGAAAAGAAATCATCAAAGGCAAGGGTGCTTTTAGAAGAAATTGTACAGCTCAATCAGGAAAGGAAAAATATAATCCATACTTTAGTTTCAAAATTTTCAAAAAATGAAGCCACTGAAACAAATTCTCTACGGGTTATATGTTCCGAGGAAATTCCTGATGGATTAACAGGTATTATTGCAAATAGGCTAGCTGATCAACTGTTACAACCAGTACTGGTCATTTCAGACAAATCAGATTCGCAAATTATCAAAGGTTCAGGAAGATCACGGAACAACTTTGACTTTTTTTCTTGTGTTTCACAATTTGAACATCTTTTTGAAAAATTAGGTGGGCACAATCATGCATTTGGATTTTCAATTAAAAAGGATAATATCCCCATACTTATAAATGAATTAGATAAAACCATAATGCTCCAAATTGAAGAGAGTAGCATTTCGGACTATGATTACGAGTTGCCTATAGAACAAATAACATTTGAACTGTTAGATGAATTAAGGCTCTTTGAACCTCATGGCATTGGGCAAAAATCTTTTATATTTATATCAAAGAATTGTACAGTAAGTCAATTTTTCATTATAAATGGAAAACATTGCAAGCTAATCATTAATGGTAGCATCCCATTAGAGGCCATGGCATGGAATGCTGCTGATAAATATAAACGGATTTTAAGCCAATATATACCTGTGGATATAGTTTACACTATAAAATTGAATGAATATAATGGGTTGATGTCGCCATTACTAATTATAGAAAATATTACACGATCTCAGCTTTTAAAGTAA